The Paenibacillus uliginis N3/975 genome has a window encoding:
- a CDS encoding glycoside hydrolase family 125 protein: MEQFRLPKIPMPTLTLPQSIQDVLKEAEEKLAHRPKLLQLFKNTFPNTLETTTKLMDDGTTFVITGDIPAMWLRDSVEQVMHYVPFSKNDPELQRVLSGLIKRHMNYIHIDPYANAFNESANDWHWNTDDETDMSPWVWERKFEIDSLCFSIRLAYAYWKETGLTDVFDSGFKAAMLKIVELFKTEQYHFERSPYRFTRDNGIPEDSLRNNGLGMPVNYTGMVWSGFRSSDDACDFHYNIPGNMFAVVALRHMQEFAEWIFRDMTLLADLKKLEAEIDHGIKLYGIYRHPEFGPIYAYETDGFGNYCLMDDAGTPGLMSIPYLGYVTADDPIYQNTRRFALSKENPFYFEGKMAKGIGSPHTPANYIWHMALSMQGITASSAEEKLEMIAMLESTDADTGFMHEGFHADDPKVFTRSWFAWSNSLFSQLVYKAMKEGIL; this comes from the coding sequence ATGGAACAATTTAGACTCCCCAAAATACCTATGCCGACCCTTACGCTGCCACAATCCATTCAAGATGTGCTGAAGGAAGCGGAAGAGAAGCTGGCCCATCGCCCTAAGCTTTTACAGTTGTTTAAAAATACGTTTCCGAATACGTTGGAGACGACCACTAAATTGATGGATGATGGCACTACTTTTGTTATCACCGGTGATATTCCTGCAATGTGGCTTCGTGACTCCGTTGAGCAAGTGATGCACTATGTACCATTTTCCAAAAACGATCCAGAATTACAACGTGTTTTAAGTGGTCTGATCAAGCGTCACATGAACTATATTCATATTGACCCTTATGCCAATGCATTTAATGAATCCGCCAATGATTGGCACTGGAACACCGATGACGAGACGGATATGTCTCCATGGGTGTGGGAGCGTAAGTTCGAAATCGATTCCCTGTGCTTCTCCATCCGTCTGGCTTATGCTTACTGGAAGGAGACTGGACTTACGGATGTGTTTGATTCCGGATTTAAAGCAGCTATGCTGAAAATCGTGGAGCTGTTCAAGACGGAGCAATACCATTTCGAACGTTCCCCATACCGCTTCACACGGGATAACGGAATTCCGGAAGACTCCTTACGCAACAACGGACTTGGTATGCCGGTCAATTACACGGGCATGGTATGGTCAGGCTTCCGTTCAAGTGATGACGCTTGTGATTTCCACTACAACATTCCAGGTAACATGTTTGCTGTAGTAGCTCTGCGCCATATGCAAGAATTCGCAGAATGGATTTTCCGTGATATGACACTTCTGGCTGATCTTAAGAAGCTTGAGGCTGAAATTGATCACGGTATTAAGCTCTACGGAATTTACCGTCATCCGGAGTTTGGACCGATATATGCATACGAAACCGATGGATTCGGCAACTATTGCTTGATGGATGATGCAGGTACACCAGGGCTAATGTCCATCCCTTATCTTGGTTATGTAACCGCAGATGATCCGATTTACCAGAACACTAGACGTTTTGCTCTGAGCAAAGAAAATCCGTTCTATTTTGAAGGGAAAATGGCTAAGGGAATCGGAAGTCCGCATACACCAGCGAATTATATCTGGCACATGGCATTGTCCATGCAGGGAATTACGGCATCATCCGCTGAAGAGAAACTTGAAATGATCGCTATGCTGGAATCGACAGATGCGGATACCGGATTCATGCATGAAGGCTTCCACGCTGATGATCCGAAAGTGTTCACCAGATCATGGTTTGCTTGGTCGAACAGCCTGTTCTCTCAACTTGTGTACAAGGCGATGAAAGAAGGCATTTTGTAA
- a CDS encoding alpha-mannosidase produces the protein MERIRRFIRELSERQWLEVMGLRDWDITRSTYKLPGQYENTEPYPQGEGLERFPSNQGTTYFFRKTLELPVTWFNDKIGFVFESGGEGLLRVNGRSYQGLDRNHTFVTLDPERTGPRVELEIELYDPIPEPVDPLNQQAVIQPPITSIRSMLVRVNTPVQSLMYTVTVIRDSMVLLPEQDFRRVRLMEALYRAMDRFVAMDEATVRMGEAVIRLEKDLVREVGEIGNNAEGTEHMVGQSHIDIAWLWPVRETVRKTSRTFSTVDALMEEYPQYKYAQSQPLLFQFLKDNDPELYERVKERVAEGRWELVGGMWVEPDLNIPSGESLMRQMLYGQRFYLQEFGKMSDIEWLPDTFGYCASLPQILKHGSIRYFMTTKLGWNDTNVFPYDLFHWVGIDGTPMLSYLNHGVNENTLPKDVHDHWQSYRQKDVHNEQMLLYGHGDGGGGATREMLEYIDRAELMVGQPASRYSTAAEFFESIEERSPKLPTWRGDLYLELHRGTYTTHGRNKRYNRRAEMLYREAELWNTLAAPAMADGQIQEVNTKLHDGWKLILLNQFHDIIPGSAITESYVTSEKEYGEVFDKGNTSLQIGLQALAAQVSTEGEGLPYLVFNSLGWSRDAVISIPCEDSPDEQAVYDAGGNHLKSDVMTDDMGAVSLTVCVPSVPAFGYKTIWVRTGESSEGLSHREQGNLDHLWESEFYKIQFNDRGEIISLFDKEANREVVKDGERANRFHFFHDRPVLWDAWDIDTRYEDQVAGEAELLEKKVVLTGSVKDILRFRWRLHQSEITQDMILYHQDRRIDFKTHVSWNESHKLLKVGFPIDVVTEKATYEIPFGSIERPTHRNTSWEQAQYEVCGHRFADVSEFGYGVSLLNDCKYGYDIQGSTIRLSLLRAPKWPDVTADLGEHQFTYSLYPHIGDWRQAGTVRKAAELNYELPVLPESPKQGTLPSTHSWIPFESQHVVLDTVKPAEDGSGVVLRWYESSGGRDSVTLTWPHPFSKVCLSNALEEEIEILPTTEGTISLQFSPYEIKTVKLIYS, from the coding sequence ATGGAGCGAATTAGACGATTTATCAGGGAATTGTCAGAGCGTCAGTGGCTGGAGGTCATGGGGCTACGGGACTGGGATATTACACGTTCCACTTATAAACTCCCGGGACAATATGAGAATACAGAACCGTATCCTCAAGGAGAGGGATTGGAGCGGTTCCCGAGTAATCAGGGAACAACGTATTTCTTCCGCAAAACACTGGAGCTTCCCGTTACATGGTTTAATGACAAGATCGGTTTCGTGTTCGAGTCTGGAGGAGAGGGTCTGCTGCGTGTGAACGGCCGTTCTTATCAAGGGCTGGACCGGAATCATACGTTTGTCACCTTGGATCCCGAAAGAACCGGACCTAGAGTAGAACTCGAAATTGAGCTGTACGACCCGATTCCAGAGCCGGTGGATCCACTGAACCAGCAGGCGGTCATCCAGCCTCCAATTACCTCCATCCGCAGTATGCTGGTTCGGGTCAATACACCTGTACAAAGTCTGATGTACACCGTGACTGTTATACGCGATTCCATGGTCCTGCTACCTGAGCAGGACTTCAGGCGTGTCCGTCTCATGGAGGCACTTTACCGTGCGATGGACAGGTTCGTTGCCATGGATGAGGCTACAGTGCGTATGGGAGAAGCTGTCATTCGGCTTGAAAAGGACCTCGTTCGCGAGGTTGGTGAGATCGGCAACAATGCTGAGGGGACCGAGCACATGGTCGGTCAGTCACATATTGATATCGCGTGGCTGTGGCCTGTACGGGAGACGGTCCGAAAAACAAGCCGTACCTTTTCAACCGTTGATGCTTTAATGGAGGAGTATCCTCAATATAAATACGCACAGAGCCAGCCGCTGCTGTTTCAGTTTTTGAAAGACAATGACCCCGAGCTATACGAGCGGGTGAAAGAGAGAGTAGCAGAAGGACGCTGGGAGCTGGTCGGAGGAATGTGGGTCGAACCGGACCTGAACATACCGAGCGGGGAATCACTTATGCGTCAAATGCTTTACGGTCAGCGCTTTTATCTGCAGGAGTTTGGGAAAATGTCGGACATTGAGTGGCTTCCGGATACATTCGGTTATTGTGCTTCACTGCCGCAAATTTTGAAACATGGCAGTATCCGTTATTTCATGACCACAAAACTTGGCTGGAATGATACGAACGTATTTCCGTACGACTTATTTCACTGGGTAGGGATTGACGGAACGCCGATGTTGTCCTACCTGAACCATGGAGTGAATGAAAATACACTGCCGAAGGATGTTCATGACCATTGGCAGTCTTACCGTCAGAAAGATGTTCATAACGAGCAGATGCTGCTCTACGGACATGGCGATGGCGGCGGTGGTGCAACCCGTGAAATGCTGGAGTATATCGACCGGGCAGAATTGATGGTAGGCCAGCCGGCCAGCCGTTACAGCACGGCAGCGGAATTTTTCGAAAGTATTGAAGAGCGCAGTCCAAAGCTTCCAACATGGCGAGGGGATCTCTACCTGGAATTGCACCGCGGAACCTATACCACGCATGGTCGTAATAAGAGGTACAACCGGAGAGCGGAAATGCTGTACCGCGAAGCAGAGTTGTGGAACACGCTGGCAGCTCCAGCTATGGCTGATGGACAGATACAAGAAGTAAATACTAAACTTCATGACGGCTGGAAGCTGATTCTTTTAAACCAGTTCCATGACATTATCCCGGGGTCGGCGATTACCGAGTCATACGTGACCTCCGAGAAAGAGTATGGCGAAGTATTCGATAAAGGAAACACATCGCTTCAGATCGGGCTTCAAGCACTCGCTGCACAAGTGAGTACTGAAGGAGAAGGGCTACCATACCTCGTATTCAACAGTTTGGGATGGTCCCGTGATGCCGTCATATCCATACCGTGTGAAGATAGCCCGGATGAGCAAGCTGTTTATGATGCGGGGGGTAACCATCTCAAGAGTGATGTAATGACCGATGACATGGGAGCAGTTTCCTTGACCGTATGTGTGCCGAGCGTACCTGCCTTTGGCTATAAGACCATATGGGTGCGGACAGGAGAATCCTCGGAAGGATTATCCCACAGAGAGCAAGGAAATCTGGATCATCTCTGGGAGAGTGAGTTCTACAAAATTCAGTTCAACGACCGCGGCGAAATCATCAGTCTCTTTGATAAAGAAGCTAACCGTGAAGTGGTGAAGGATGGAGAACGGGCAAACCGGTTTCATTTTTTCCATGACCGTCCTGTGTTATGGGATGCTTGGGACATTGATACCCGTTATGAGGATCAGGTTGCCGGAGAAGCCGAGCTGTTAGAGAAAAAAGTGGTTCTAACGGGTTCGGTAAAGGATATTCTCCGTTTCCGGTGGCGGTTGCATCAATCAGAGATTACTCAGGATATGATTTTGTATCATCAGGATCGCCGAATTGATTTTAAAACCCATGTCAGCTGGAATGAATCACACAAATTACTCAAGGTTGGGTTCCCGATCGACGTCGTGACAGAAAAGGCGACTTATGAGATTCCATTCGGATCCATTGAGCGTCCGACACATCGAAACACGAGCTGGGAACAGGCTCAGTACGAAGTATGTGGTCACCGTTTCGCAGATGTATCGGAATTCGGATACGGTGTCAGCTTGCTGAACGACTGCAAGTACGGTTATGACATTCAGGGCAGCACTATCCGTCTGTCCCTGCTGAGAGCTCCTAAATGGCCGGATGTCACGGCGGACTTGGGAGAGCATCAATTCACGTATTCCTTGTATCCTCATATAGGGGATTGGCGTCAAGCCGGTACGGTCCGAAAAGCTGCAGAGCTGAACTACGAGCTGCCTGTTCTCCCTGAGTCTCCGAAACAGGGAACACTGCCATCGACACATTCATGGATTCCGTTTGAGAGCCAGCATGTCGTGCTCGACACGGTCAAACCTGCAGAAGACGGCAGTGGTGTTGTTCTTCGTTGGTATGAGTCCTCTGGAGGACGTGATTCTGTCACCTTGACATGGCCGCATCCGTTCTCGAAAGTGTGCTTGTCCAATGCACTGGAGGAAGAAATCGAGATTCTTCCAACCACGGAGGGAACGATTTCACTTCAATTTTCACCTTATGAGATCAAAACAGTGAAACTTATATATTCCTAA
- a CDS encoding glycoside hydrolase family 3 N-terminal domain-containing protein, with the protein MTYKDAGKPAMERAQHLLSLMTLEEKIGQLIQPFGWKTYEYKNGQISLTESFKQQVTNGGVGSLYGVLRADPWTGVSLENGLSPQEGAQAVNEIQRYAIEHSRLGIPILIGEECSHGHMAIGGTVFPVPLSIGSTWNVDLYREMCHAVAVETRSQGGVATYSPVLDVVRDPRWGRTEECFGEDPYLISKMGVASVEGLQGESLDRDDSVVATLKHFAGYGSSEGGRNAGPVHMGRRELMEVDLLPFKKAVEAGAESIMPAYNEIDGVPCTVNSELLDEILRKEWGFDGMVITDCGAIDMLASGHDTAEDGMDAAVQAIRAGIDMEMSGEMFNKHLLEAVNLGKLETEVIDQAVQRVLCLKFKLGLFENPYVDPNRAGNVIGSSEHIALAHQLAAEGTVLLKNENGILPLSKTSGKIAVIGPNADQGYNQLGDYTSPQPPHSVATVLKGIRQKLKDEPQRVLYAPGCRIKDDSKEGFDLALSCAEQADTVVMVLGGSSARDFGEGTIDLRTGASKVTEHAWSDMDCGEGIDRMTLQLSGVQLELLQEIHKLGKPVVVVLINGRPIAEPWMDKHAHAILEAWYPGQEGGHAIADILFGDVNPSGRLTISVPKHVGQLPVYYHGKRSRGKRYLEDDSQPRYPFGYGLSYTEFSYSDLKIEPQVIRSDEQATLTVNVTNTGDREGDEVVQMYISDAVSHYTRPAKELKGFRKIHLKPGESKTVEFTVGAEQLQYIGKDYKYVVEPGLFRVMAGRHVNDTLSTDLTVQED; encoded by the coding sequence ATGACTTATAAAGATGCTGGCAAGCCAGCCATGGAAAGGGCTCAGCACCTGCTTAGCCTCATGACTCTGGAAGAAAAGATCGGACAGCTGATTCAACCTTTCGGCTGGAAGACCTATGAATATAAGAACGGTCAGATTTCATTAACTGAATCTTTTAAACAGCAAGTGACCAACGGCGGCGTGGGCTCCCTCTACGGGGTGCTCCGTGCTGATCCGTGGACAGGGGTATCGCTCGAAAATGGTCTCTCTCCCCAGGAAGGTGCTCAGGCGGTAAATGAAATTCAACGTTACGCCATTGAGCATTCCCGTCTGGGCATTCCGATTCTGATCGGAGAGGAGTGCTCCCATGGACATATGGCGATCGGTGGGACCGTCTTTCCTGTACCGCTGTCGATAGGAAGCACATGGAATGTAGATCTGTACCGGGAGATGTGTCATGCCGTTGCCGTTGAGACACGAAGCCAGGGCGGGGTAGCTACTTATTCGCCGGTGCTGGATGTGGTGCGTGATCCCCGTTGGGGACGCACGGAAGAATGTTTTGGGGAAGATCCTTATCTGATCAGCAAAATGGGTGTTGCCTCGGTTGAAGGACTTCAAGGTGAGTCTCTTGATCGGGACGACAGTGTGGTTGCAACGTTGAAACACTTTGCGGGATATGGAAGCTCGGAGGGTGGAAGAAATGCCGGACCGGTACATATGGGACGGCGAGAATTGATGGAAGTGGATTTGCTGCCGTTTAAGAAAGCAGTTGAAGCTGGAGCCGAGTCTATTATGCCGGCATATAACGAAATCGACGGAGTCCCATGTACAGTCAATTCCGAGTTACTTGACGAAATTCTCCGCAAGGAATGGGGTTTTGACGGGATGGTCATTACTGACTGCGGAGCTATCGATATGCTTGCTTCCGGTCACGATACGGCGGAGGATGGCATGGATGCCGCGGTTCAGGCCATTCGGGCAGGGATTGATATGGAAATGTCTGGAGAAATGTTCAACAAACATTTGTTAGAAGCCGTAAATCTCGGTAAGCTGGAAACGGAAGTTATTGATCAGGCTGTCCAGCGTGTGCTTTGTCTGAAATTCAAACTCGGATTGTTCGAAAATCCTTATGTTGATCCGAATCGTGCAGGGAACGTCATAGGGAGTAGCGAACATATTGCATTAGCTCATCAGCTTGCCGCTGAAGGTACCGTATTACTCAAGAATGAGAACGGGATTCTTCCGCTGTCCAAGACGTCCGGTAAGATTGCGGTTATCGGTCCGAATGCGGATCAAGGATACAATCAGCTCGGTGATTATACATCACCGCAACCTCCCCACAGCGTGGCTACTGTGCTGAAGGGAATTCGTCAGAAGCTGAAGGATGAGCCGCAGCGTGTGCTGTACGCACCAGGATGCCGGATTAAGGATGATTCAAAAGAAGGTTTTGATTTGGCTTTGTCCTGCGCAGAGCAGGCGGATACGGTCGTTATGGTACTTGGGGGTTCCAGCGCCCGTGATTTCGGGGAAGGAACGATTGACCTGAGAACCGGGGCATCTAAAGTGACGGAGCATGCTTGGAGCGATATGGATTGCGGTGAAGGAATTGACCGAATGACCCTTCAACTGTCGGGTGTACAGCTAGAACTGCTTCAGGAAATTCATAAGCTCGGTAAGCCCGTTGTGGTTGTATTGATCAATGGACGACCTATTGCAGAGCCTTGGATGGACAAGCATGCCCATGCCATTCTTGAAGCTTGGTATCCGGGTCAGGAGGGCGGTCACGCCATTGCCGATATTCTGTTCGGTGATGTCAACCCATCGGGACGTCTGACGATATCGGTACCTAAGCATGTCGGTCAGCTCCCTGTTTATTATCACGGGAAGCGCTCGCGCGGCAAAAGGTACTTGGAAGATGATTCACAGCCGCGCTATCCGTTTGGATATGGACTGAGTTACACTGAGTTCAGCTACAGTGATTTGAAAATTGAACCGCAAGTGATCCGGTCTGACGAACAAGCGACGCTGACCGTTAACGTAACCAATACGGGAGACCGTGAAGGGGACGAAGTCGTTCAGATGTATATATCTGATGCCGTAAGTCATTACACCAGACCTGCCAAAGAGCTAAAGGGCTTCCGCAAGATCCACTTGAAGCCTGGAGAATCAAAGACTGTTGAGTTTACGGTTGGAGCAGAACAATTGCAGTATATCGGCAAAGATTATAAGTATGTTGTTGAGCCAGGTCTGTTCCGCGTGATGGCAGGCAGACATGTCAATGATACGCTTAGCACTGATCTGACGGTGCAGGAGGATTAA
- a CDS encoding carbohydrate ABC transporter permease — protein MSNSKSKTKTQDFHQLSKGWNIGANLIAGIFSFLCVFPFLFVMIISFTDEKSLAHNGYQIFPEKWSLEAYKYVFETGDTLLRSYGVTIFITVVGTLISLCVISLYSYAISRKSFKYRNFFSFFAFFTMLFNGGLVPTYIVATQLLGLKDSIWALIWPLAVNAFYIMILRTFYVTSVPDAIVESGKIDGASEFKIFYKIVLPLSLPGLATIGLFSTLGYWNDWFNALLYIDDPNLVPLQSMLMRIETSMQFILQNSQNSSLSMEALQSLPQDTSRMAMVVLATGPIILAYPFFQRYFIQGLTIGAVKE, from the coding sequence GTGAGTAACAGCAAAAGCAAGACCAAGACTCAAGACTTTCATCAGCTCTCCAAGGGTTGGAATATTGGAGCGAACCTGATTGCTGGAATATTTTCCTTTTTGTGTGTATTTCCGTTTCTGTTTGTAATGATCATTTCCTTTACGGATGAGAAATCTCTTGCCCATAACGGGTATCAGATTTTTCCTGAGAAATGGAGTTTGGAAGCGTACAAGTACGTATTCGAGACAGGTGACACGCTGCTCCGCTCGTACGGCGTAACGATCTTCATAACCGTTGTGGGTACGCTCATCAGCTTATGTGTCATCTCATTGTACTCCTATGCGATTTCACGTAAAAGCTTCAAATACCGTAACTTCTTTTCATTTTTCGCATTCTTTACAATGCTCTTTAACGGTGGTCTGGTGCCGACTTATATTGTAGCTACACAGCTTTTGGGACTTAAGGATTCGATCTGGGCGCTCATATGGCCGCTTGCCGTTAACGCCTTTTACATCATGATTCTGCGTACGTTTTATGTCACGAGTGTTCCGGATGCGATTGTTGAGTCCGGTAAAATTGATGGAGCATCGGAGTTCAAAATTTTCTATAAAATCGTTCTTCCGCTTTCCCTTCCTGGGTTGGCAACGATCGGATTGTTCAGCACGCTCGGATACTGGAACGACTGGTTTAACGCGCTCTTGTACATTGATGATCCGAACCTGGTTCCATTGCAGTCCATGTTGATGCGGATTGAAACGAGCATGCAGTTCATTCTGCAAAATTCCCAAAACTCTTCACTTAGCATGGAGGCTCTTCAATCATTGCCTCAGGACACTTCCCGTATGGCGATGGTGGTACTGGCCACCGGACCTATCATTTTGGCTTATCCGTTCTTCCAGCGTTACTTTATCCAAGGCCTGACGATCGGTGCGGTAAAAGAATAA
- a CDS encoding ABC transporter permease has product MGQFFKNIMLNKAMLFFVLPGALWFLFFSYLPMFGTIIAFKEYRFSRDGFLASIIDSKWVGLDNFKFLFSTNDAYIITRNTVLYNFAFIVLGLILSVALAIVLSEIVNKRLAKVYQTGMFLPYFLSWVIVGYFAFSFLSMDKGVLNQILGWFGMEPIQWYSEAKYWPYILTLISLWKSIGYNSVIYLASITGIDKSLYEAAMIDGANKWQQIKSITIPMLKPLMTILTLLAIGRIFYADFGLFYQVPRDSGTLYSVTNVIDTYVYRGLKTTGEIGMSTAAGLYQSVVGFALVMTSNYIVRKYDKENALF; this is encoded by the coding sequence ATCGGACAATTCTTTAAAAATATTATGCTCAATAAAGCGATGCTGTTCTTTGTTTTGCCTGGAGCCCTTTGGTTTCTCTTTTTCTCCTACTTGCCGATGTTCGGAACGATCATTGCGTTTAAAGAATACCGTTTTAGCCGCGATGGATTTCTGGCCAGTATCATAGACAGCAAGTGGGTCGGACTTGATAACTTTAAATTTTTGTTTAGTACGAACGACGCATATATCATTACGAGAAACACGGTGTTGTATAATTTCGCCTTTATCGTGCTTGGCCTCATCTTGTCTGTTGCCCTGGCGATTGTACTGTCTGAAATCGTAAATAAACGACTGGCGAAAGTTTACCAGACCGGCATGTTTCTGCCTTATTTCTTATCATGGGTAATCGTCGGTTATTTTGCATTCAGCTTTTTAAGTATGGATAAAGGGGTACTCAACCAAATCCTTGGATGGTTCGGTATGGAGCCGATTCAGTGGTACTCGGAAGCAAAATACTGGCCTTACATTTTGACTTTGATCAGCTTGTGGAAATCCATTGGTTATAACAGTGTTATTTATCTCGCATCTATTACGGGGATCGACAAGTCGCTCTATGAAGCGGCTATGATTGACGGCGCGAACAAATGGCAGCAGATCAAGTCAATTACGATCCCAATGCTGAAGCCGCTTATGACCATCTTAACCCTGCTTGCCATAGGCAGAATCTTTTATGCGGATTTCGGACTGTTCTATCAAGTGCCGAGAGATTCCGGTACGCTTTATTCGGTCACGAACGTTATTGATACCTATGTATACCGTGGACTCAAGACTACCGGTGAGATCGGTATGAGTACTGCCGCTGGTCTGTATCAATCTGTTGTCGGATTCGCCCTTGTTATGACTTCGAACTATATCGTGCGCAAATATGACAAGGAAAACGCGTTGTTCTAA
- a CDS encoding ABC transporter substrate-binding protein — translation MSKSRKKWLLPVTLLLSVSMLLSACGGDKKDANESASNDGGTATKPVELIWYTIGQPQKDLDKVEAEINKYTAEKIGVTVDMKQIDFGDYTQKMQVMAASGEPMDILFTSSWAFDYVQNARKGAFMELDELIENHGQGIKEALDPAFLEGSKVDGHNYAIPANKELPAQEVWRFNKNLVEKHNLDISNVRSLESLEPVLKTIKENEPNVVPLAINKDFAPLLPFDYVIEKMPMAVYMNDKEELKVINFLEAPETMETLKTMNKFYKAGYISPEAATTTSTQDLFTSGNWFTDRASTQPFADNMWGESYGYPIVSAPAGDPVIFNWSVMGSMQAISANSDHPEEAMKFLNLLNTDATLRNMVDSGIEGVHYKKLSENVMENLPESKNYDMPTFSLGNVMLTYLNPEDPENKWEEFKKFNASGQPAPLLGFNFDPTKVSSELAAVNNVKEEFWAPLMTGTVDPEQFLPKAIEKLKAAGLDKIMAEAQSQVDAWKASNK, via the coding sequence ATGAGTAAATCAAGAAAGAAGTGGCTGCTTCCAGTTACATTGCTGTTGTCCGTTTCTATGCTGTTGTCTGCTTGCGGTGGTGACAAAAAGGATGCTAATGAAAGCGCAAGCAACGATGGCGGTACAGCAACTAAACCAGTGGAACTGATCTGGTATACGATCGGTCAGCCTCAGAAAGATCTGGATAAAGTTGAGGCTGAGATCAATAAGTACACTGCTGAGAAAATCGGTGTAACCGTTGACATGAAGCAGATTGATTTCGGTGACTATACACAAAAAATGCAGGTTATGGCAGCTTCCGGTGAGCCGATGGACATTTTGTTCACAAGCTCATGGGCATTTGATTACGTTCAAAACGCAAGAAAAGGCGCATTCATGGAGCTTGATGAGTTGATTGAGAATCATGGACAAGGCATTAAAGAAGCACTTGACCCTGCTTTCCTGGAAGGCTCCAAGGTTGACGGACATAACTACGCGATCCCGGCTAACAAAGAGCTTCCGGCTCAAGAAGTATGGCGTTTCAACAAAAATCTTGTTGAGAAGCACAACCTGGACATCTCTAACGTGAGATCATTGGAAAGCCTTGAGCCAGTGCTCAAAACAATTAAGGAAAATGAGCCAAATGTTGTACCTCTCGCGATCAACAAAGACTTTGCTCCACTTCTTCCTTTCGACTACGTCATTGAAAAAATGCCGATGGCTGTTTATATGAACGATAAAGAAGAATTGAAAGTTATCAACTTCCTCGAAGCTCCAGAAACGATGGAAACTTTGAAAACAATGAACAAATTCTACAAAGCAGGATACATTTCTCCTGAAGCAGCAACAACAACTTCTACACAAGATTTGTTTACTTCTGGAAACTGGTTTACAGACCGCGCTTCTACACAGCCGTTTGCCGATAACATGTGGGGTGAAAGCTATGGTTACCCAATTGTCTCCGCACCAGCCGGTGACCCTGTCATCTTCAACTGGTCTGTAATGGGTTCCATGCAAGCGATATCCGCGAACTCTGACCATCCTGAAGAAGCTATGAAATTCCTGAATCTGCTTAATACAGACGCAACACTTCGTAATATGGTAGATTCCGGTATTGAAGGCGTACACTACAAGAAACTTAGCGAGAATGTAATGGAAAACTTGCCTGAATCTAAGAACTACGACATGCCTACATTTTCACTTGGTAACGTCATGCTTACTTATTTGAACCCTGAAGATCCTGAGAACAAGTGGGAAGAATTCAAGAAGTTTAACGCATCCGGTCAACCTGCACCGCTGCTCGGCTTCAACTTCGATCCTACAAAGGTATCTTCCGAACTTGCTGCGGTCAACAACGTGAAAGAAGAATTCTGGGCCCCACTGATGACAGGTACTGTAGATCCAGAACAATTCCTGCCTAAAGCAATCGAGAAATTGAAAGCTGCCGGCCTAGACAAAATCATGGCTGAAGCTCAAAGCCAAGTTGACGCTTGGAAAGCAAGCAACAAGTAA